The Methanolacinia petrolearia DSM 11571 genome has a segment encoding these proteins:
- a CDS encoding aminotransferase-like domain-containing protein, with translation MKFMFSRRIQNTPKSFIREILKVTENPDVISFAGGLPNPSLIDTEGIGKAASDIIKSDGRSALQYSTTEGYEPLRQYIADRYAKRYNLDVSADEILITNGSQQCLDLLGKVFINNGDSVLMEKPGYLGAIQSFSLYEPEFHSVSLQDDGPDTGELSSVLSEELPAFFYGIPNSQNPTGITYSDEKRKEVAEILNEAEVPFIEDDAYGELRFDGKAIKPVKYYMPEAGIMTGSFSKIFSPGMRLGWVCATPEVLDKVIIAKQASDLHSNYLSQRILYQYLEENNIDTHIEKIRAEYKKRADLMVKTIRSELPPEITCTQPEGGMFVWLRFPDNMSSMKIFEKASEKNVVILPGMPFYVDGKGDKTARLNFTNSDEEEIKYGIGVVADVIKELYY, from the coding sequence ATGAAATTTATGTTCTCGAGAAGGATTCAGAACACCCCGAAATCCTTCATACGCGAGATACTCAAGGTTACGGAAAACCCCGACGTTATCTCCTTCGCCGGCGGTCTTCCAAACCCTTCCCTCATCGATACCGAAGGGATCGGGAAAGCCGCATCGGATATCATAAAAAGCGACGGCAGGTCCGCCCTCCAGTACTCAACCACCGAAGGATACGAACCCCTCAGACAATATATCGCCGACCGTTACGCGAAGAGATACAACCTCGACGTCAGCGCCGACGAGATCCTGATAACCAACGGCTCGCAGCAGTGCCTCGACCTTCTCGGGAAGGTATTCATCAACAACGGCGATTCCGTCCTGATGGAAAAGCCCGGATACCTCGGTGCGATCCAGTCCTTCTCTCTCTACGAACCCGAATTTCATTCAGTCTCCCTCCAGGACGACGGCCCCGACACCGGCGAACTCTCGTCCGTATTATCCGAAGAACTTCCGGCCTTCTTCTACGGAATACCCAACTCCCAGAACCCCACCGGGATAACATACTCCGACGAAAAGAGGAAGGAAGTCGCAGAAATACTCAACGAAGCCGAAGTCCCGTTTATCGAAGACGACGCCTACGGGGAGCTTCGCTTCGACGGAAAAGCCATAAAGCCGGTCAAATATTACATGCCCGAAGCAGGCATAATGACAGGCTCGTTCTCCAAGATATTCTCACCGGGAATGAGGCTCGGCTGGGTCTGTGCCACTCCCGAAGTCCTCGACAAGGTCATAATCGCAAAGCAGGCATCCGATCTTCACTCGAACTATCTCAGCCAGAGGATACTATACCAGTATCTCGAAGAAAACAACATCGACACCCATATCGAAAAGATACGTGCGGAATACAAGAAGCGGGCGGACCTCATGGTCAAAACAATCCGTTCCGAGCTTCCTCCCGAGATCACCTGCACTCAGCCCGAAGGCGGAATGTTCGTCTGGCTCCGCTTCCCCGACAACATGTCCTCGATGAAGATATTCGAAAAGGCCTCGGAAAAGAATGTCGTCATACTCCCCGGAATGCCGTTCTACGTCGACGGAAAAGGAGACAAAACGGCGAGGCTCAACTTCACGAATTCGGACGAAGAAGAGATCAAATACGGAATCGGGGTAGTGGCAGATGTCATAAAAGAGTTGTATTACTGA
- the mntA gene encoding type VII toxin-antitoxin system MntA family adenylyltransferase antitoxin, whose product MTKTQIDSAVRETILSILKRYGATKIAIFGSYARGEERKNSDIDILVRFDSPKSLFQLVRIEDELEEALQRPVDLITEKSVSPYLADPIHHDEVVIFG is encoded by the coding sequence ATGACAAAAACACAAATAGATTCGGCGGTCAGGGAGACAATCCTCTCTATACTGAAAAGATACGGTGCCACCAAAATTGCGATATTCGGTTCATATGCAAGAGGAGAGGAGAGAAAGAACAGCGATATCGATATTCTTGTTCGTTTCGATTCTCCAAAAAGTCTCTTTCAGCTTGTACGAATCGAAGACGAACTCGAAGAGGCATTACAAAGACCAGTGGATCTAATAACGGAAAAATCGGTCAGCCCCTATCTCGCCGATCCGATTCACCACGACGAAGTGGTGATATTCGGATGA
- a CDS encoding HepT-like ribonuclease domain-containing protein has translation MNSRDVAYLKHILEAISYIEDFSEKIGSADELKSHPLERAGIERMLTIIGEAAKNISPDMRKEFSNLPWREITGMRDKIMHHYFGVDYEAVYETVIHDIPELKKEIAGILKELEK, from the coding sequence ATGAACTCCCGGGATGTTGCATACCTAAAGCACATTCTTGAAGCGATATCATATATCGAAGACTTCTCAGAAAAGATCGGTTCCGCAGATGAATTAAAGAGTCACCCGCTTGAAAGAGCAGGTATCGAAAGAATGCTCACCATCATCGGGGAGGCGGCTAAGAACATCTCACCAGATATGAGGAAAGAATTCTCTAACCTCCCCTGGAGAGAAATCACAGGAATGCGGGACAAAATAATGCATCACTATTTTGGCGTTGATTACGAAGCCGTCTATGAAACAGTTATCCACGATATCCCGGAACTTAAGAAAGAGATCGCCGGCATTCTGAAAGAACTGGAAAAATAA
- a CDS encoding acetyl-CoA carboxylase biotin carboxylase subunit produces MSYFNKVLIANRGEIAIRIMRGCRELGIETVAVFSEPDRNALHVKYADEAYLLGAAPPKESYLNMDRILKIAKSSGAEAIHPGYGFLAENSKFAKYCEEEGQTFIGPSWKSIEAMGSKLGSKHMMDKAGVPVLPYTHDGVKDIDEAKRVAKDIGYPVIVKASAGGGGIGMQIVENEEELENAIEKGMRIAESAFGDSTVFIEKYLVKPRHIEFQVLCDKHGNRVHLYDRECSIQRRHQKLVEEAPCPIMTDELRERMSESALKVAEASGYYNAGTVEFLYSEGNYYFMEMNTRLQVEHTVTEMITGVDIVKQQIKVAADEELRHSQEDIRLNGHAIECRINAEDPLNNFTADPGKIVRYRSPGGPGIRVDSGIHMGYAIPPMYDSMISKLCSWGSDRQESIDRMRRAIYEYVILGVKTTLPLHHAIMRNSHFINGDTHTHFLQEEHIQKSLGRYLREEQTRMQTLAASLRGGKEAAAISAAVNVYIQQAKEQ; encoded by the coding sequence ATGAGTTATTTCAATAAGGTCCTAATCGCCAACAGGGGCGAGATCGCCATCAGGATAATGCGTGGCTGCAGGGAGCTTGGAATAGAGACGGTCGCCGTTTTTTCCGAACCGGACCGAAACGCTCTCCACGTCAAATACGCGGATGAGGCTTATCTTCTCGGGGCTGCACCTCCGAAAGAGAGCTATCTCAATATGGACCGTATCTTAAAGATCGCAAAGAGTTCCGGAGCTGAAGCGATCCATCCCGGGTACGGATTTCTTGCCGAAAATTCGAAATTCGCCAAATACTGCGAAGAAGAGGGCCAGACTTTTATAGGACCTTCGTGGAAGTCTATCGAGGCGATGGGATCCAAGCTCGGCTCCAAACACATGATGGACAAAGCCGGCGTTCCGGTCCTCCCGTATACCCATGACGGCGTCAAAGATATTGACGAGGCGAAAAGAGTTGCAAAGGATATCGGGTATCCTGTAATCGTCAAGGCAAGCGCAGGCGGCGGTGGTATAGGGATGCAGATCGTCGAGAATGAAGAGGAGCTCGAAAACGCGATCGAGAAGGGTATGAGGATCGCCGAATCGGCATTCGGTGATTCGACTGTCTTCATCGAGAAGTATCTTGTGAAACCGCGGCATATCGAGTTCCAGGTTCTCTGCGACAAACATGGCAACCGGGTGCATCTCTACGACAGGGAGTGCTCTATACAGAGACGCCACCAGAAGCTCGTCGAAGAGGCCCCGTGCCCGATAATGACGGACGAGCTCCGCGAGAGGATGTCGGAGTCCGCGCTGAAGGTTGCAGAGGCTTCGGGCTATTATAATGCAGGAACAGTCGAGTTCCTCTACAGCGAGGGGAACTACTACTTCATGGAGATGAACACCCGTCTCCAGGTTGAGCACACCGTCACCGAGATGATAACCGGCGTGGATATCGTAAAGCAGCAGATTAAGGTCGCTGCCGATGAAGAGCTCCGGCATTCGCAGGAGGACATCAGGCTCAACGGCCATGCGATCGAATGCCGTATCAATGCCGAAGATCCGCTGAATAATTTCACCGCCGACCCGGGAAAGATCGTCCGCTACAGGTCCCCGGGAGGCCCTGGAATCAGGGTTGATTCGGGTATCCACATGGGATATGCGATCCCGCCGATGTACGACTCGATGATATCCAAACTCTGCTCGTGGGGAAGCGACAGGCAGGAATCGATAGACAGGATGAGAAGGGCGATCTACGAGTATGTCATTCTCGGAGTGAAAACTACCCTGCCTCTTCATCACGCGATAATGAGGAACAGCCACTTCATCAACGGGGATACGCACACTCATTTCCTGCAGGAGGAGCATATCCAGAAGAGCCTCGGGAGATACCTCCGCGAGGAGCAGACACGCATGCAGACCCTTGCCGCATCCCTTAGGGGAGGCAAAGAGGCTGCTGCGATCTCTGCGGCTGTAAATGTCTACATTCAGCAGGCAAAAGAACAATAA
- a CDS encoding HD domain-containing protein: MEKTGIERILNFVETFFRQSGSHGLDHTLRVIRLCVEIGNAEGADMQILIPAALFHDVARPLEKETGIRHEEEGARIAEEYLRSNGCDETRIRAIAHAIRSHRYSTGTKPETLEAKVLSDADKLDAMGAIGIARTFMQAGEHGDGIEDANAHIHEKLLNLRDLMYTDTAAAIAEERHGLLQRFAEALEDETISAGNVTEGATFSYLN, translated from the coding sequence ATGGAAAAAACCGGGATTGAGCGAATACTGAACTTTGTTGAAACCTTCTTCAGACAGTCGGGATCACATGGTCTTGATCATACTCTTCGTGTCATCCGCCTCTGTGTAGAGATCGGAAACGCAGAAGGTGCGGATATGCAGATCCTCATTCCTGCCGCTCTCTTTCACGATGTTGCCCGTCCGCTGGAGAAGGAAACCGGAATTCGGCACGAAGAGGAAGGTGCACGGATTGCAGAGGAATATCTCAGGTCAAATGGCTGCGATGAAACCCGCATCCGGGCGATCGCCCACGCAATACGCTCACATCGTTACAGCACAGGCACAAAACCTGAAACTCTGGAGGCAAAGGTCCTGTCTGATGCCGACAAACTCGATGCTATGGGGGCGATCGGGATTGCACGGACTTTTATGCAGGCCGGAGAACATGGCGATGGTATTGAAGATGCCAATGCTCATATCCATGAAAAACTGCTAAACCTCAGAGATCTGATGTACACTGACACCGCAGCAGCGATCGCTGAAGAAAGGCATGGACTACTGCAACGGTTTGCCGAAGCACTGGAGGATGAGACCATAAGTGCCGGAAATGTGACAGAAGGGGCGACCTTCAGTTATCTAAATTGA
- a CDS encoding ATP-binding cassette domain-containing protein → MDISCNNIEFSRDEFTLGADARFSEGLHIVTGRIGSGKSTLAALLAGIGKPDKGTITTEGIGSRIFSMQFPEYHLTHMTIGKEIESWDLDLEPVMNTAGLRYKENRDPMTLSRGELKRLHLACIIQKEYDLMILDEPFSSLDCIWKRNFRDMLDEIRGGVRIIFTHESKILPDYDHLWNISDGILSKTE, encoded by the coding sequence ATGGATATCTCATGCAATAATATCGAATTCTCCAGGGACGAGTTCACTCTCGGGGCTGACGCAAGGTTCTCCGAAGGGCTCCATATCGTCACCGGAAGGATCGGAAGTGGAAAATCTACCCTTGCAGCACTCCTTGCAGGTATCGGGAAGCCCGATAAGGGAACAATCACGACCGAAGGGATCGGATCAAGGATATTCTCGATGCAGTTTCCCGAATACCATCTCACCCACATGACCATCGGAAAAGAGATCGAATCATGGGACCTTGATCTCGAACCAGTGATGAACACCGCCGGCCTCCGCTACAAAGAGAACAGGGACCCGATGACTCTCTCCCGCGGGGAGCTGAAGAGACTCCATCTTGCATGCATAATCCAAAAAGAATACGATCTCATGATCCTCGACGAACCCTTCAGTTCGCTCGACTGCATATGGAAGAGAAATTTCAGGGATATGCTTGACGAAATTCGCGGCGGCGTCAGGATCATCTTCACGCACGAATCAAAGATCCTCCCCGATTACGACCACCTCTGGAACATCTCGGACGGAATCCTCTCGAAGACAGAGTGA
- a CDS encoding TIGR00341 family protein has translation MKKILLHARREDYKNLKPLLEDLYHIDVDEGDFVQVKIFAPDSEVNNIIDKIREPLDLRYKENLIEVSTPDFVISSTLSRAEKTAPKHEKTPVEELLNSAKNYSSIDSWILLLTTIAGLIALTGLFLNNVAIIIGAMLLAPILGPIHSFAIYAATGRAKDALMSVFALFIYLVTILFVSVVATYTLNLMEVSMQAGLYTLEITQEILLRTTTSPIYILMAVLLGLASMIAVSKGFSESIAGVAVAAALLPPTVVAGISIIMIPDAITGALLLTLDNVIGLIAGALIGTLIIGVAPRTGSEARVAKKFVKRTIALIILFITVLTVTSLAF, from the coding sequence ATGAAGAAGATACTCCTTCATGCCAGGCGTGAGGATTACAAGAATCTTAAACCATTGCTGGAGGATCTTTATCATATAGATGTGGACGAGGGGGATTTCGTCCAGGTCAAAATATTCGCACCCGATTCTGAGGTTAACAATATAATTGACAAAATCCGGGAGCCTCTTGATTTAAGGTACAAAGAGAACCTTATCGAAGTCTCGACCCCCGATTTCGTCATCTCGTCCACTCTCTCACGGGCGGAGAAAACTGCCCCGAAGCACGAAAAGACTCCTGTAGAGGAACTGCTTAATTCGGCGAAGAATTATAGTTCGATCGATTCCTGGATTCTTCTACTGACAACGATCGCCGGACTTATAGCGCTCACGGGCCTCTTCCTGAATAATGTGGCGATTATTATCGGGGCGATGCTCCTTGCACCTATTCTCGGGCCGATCCACTCTTTTGCGATCTACGCTGCGACGGGGAGAGCTAAGGATGCTTTAATGAGCGTTTTTGCTCTTTTCATCTACCTTGTCACGATATTATTCGTATCGGTAGTAGCGACTTACACGCTGAACCTGATGGAGGTATCGATGCAGGCAGGTCTCTACACCCTTGAGATAACACAGGAGATCCTTCTCAGGACGACTACGAGCCCGATATACATTCTCATGGCAGTTCTGCTCGGTCTTGCCTCGATGATAGCTGTTTCAAAGGGTTTTTCCGAGTCCATAGCCGGAGTTGCGGTCGCAGCAGCCTTGCTTCCTCCGACTGTTGTTGCAGGAATTTCAATTATCATGATCCCCGACGCGATCACCGGAGCACTTCTTCTTACACTGGATAACGTGATCGGGCTTATCGCAGGCGCACTCATCGGAACTTTGATTATAGGAGTTGCGCCAAGAACGGGATCGGAAGCAAGGGTTGCAAAAAAATTTGTGAAAAGGACAATTGCCCTGATTATATTGTTTATCACTGTTCTTACGGTTACATCACTGGCATTCTGA
- a CDS encoding biotin transporter BioY, which yields MYGDEERTRTITYTGIFIALFAVGGYITIPMIPVPFTLQTLFVILSGAVMRKKAVIPVLLYIILGTLGLPVFHQFTAGPGVLLGPTGGYMIGFIFAALIVGYLYGSPNRFVRAGCFFAASFVILLAGVLWLFISTPMGLTESFLLGMVLFIPGDCVKSAAAFLIAERINDRI from the coding sequence ATGTACGGCGACGAGGAACGGACAAGAACCATAACCTATACCGGGATCTTTATCGCATTGTTTGCAGTAGGGGGCTACATTACAATACCGATGATCCCCGTGCCCTTCACACTTCAGACACTCTTCGTTATTCTCTCCGGCGCGGTAATGAGAAAGAAAGCCGTCATTCCCGTACTCCTCTATATTATTCTCGGGACTCTCGGCCTCCCGGTATTCCACCAGTTTACCGCAGGGCCGGGTGTTCTCCTGGGACCGACCGGCGGGTACATGATAGGATTCATATTCGCCGCTCTCATTGTCGGGTATCTCTACGGGAGCCCGAACAGGTTCGTCAGGGCGGGATGCTTCTTCGCCGCATCTTTCGTCATCCTTCTTGCAGGCGTATTATGGCTCTTCATCTCCACACCGATGGGTCTTACCGAATCATTCCTCCTCGGAATGGTTCTCTTCATCCCGGGCGACTGCGTGAAATCGGCCGCTGCATTCCTTATCGCAGAGAGGATCAATGATAGAATTTGA
- a CDS encoding energy-coupling factor ABC transporter ATP-binding protein: MIEFDDVSFRDLEIPHLKIPEGVCAVFGPNGSGKSTFLKLLSGMELPEKGSILIDGSVPRKTESGYLSEFPDKNILFERVADEIASPLKFRHTDCSKTNEIVNRVVEKLGITHLYNKNIKKLSGGEKVLVELATAIVADPDLLILDEPDSHLDPFTAGEIFGIITELEITHVVFCTQNMERAGEIAGYAVYMEDGRVAASGTPASVFEELKGTCFYPENFPAGTG; this comes from the coding sequence ATGATAGAATTTGATGACGTATCGTTCAGGGACCTCGAAATTCCACATTTAAAAATACCGGAAGGTGTCTGCGCAGTCTTCGGGCCGAACGGCTCGGGGAAGAGCACCTTCTTAAAACTCCTTTCCGGAATGGAACTGCCTGAAAAAGGATCGATTCTCATCGACGGATCTGTTCCCCGTAAGACCGAGAGCGGATACCTCTCCGAATTCCCGGATAAGAACATCCTCTTTGAAAGGGTCGCCGACGAGATCGCATCCCCGCTCAAATTCAGGCATACCGACTGTTCAAAGACAAATGAGATTGTAAACAGGGTTGTCGAAAAACTAGGAATAACGCACCTGTACAATAAAAATATAAAAAAACTTTCAGGCGGGGAGAAGGTACTCGTCGAACTCGCCACCGCAATCGTAGCCGACCCGGATCTCCTGATCCTCGACGAACCGGACTCGCACCTCGACCCCTTTACGGCCGGGGAGATATTCGGCATAATAACCGAACTCGAAATCACGCACGTCGTATTCTGCACCCAGAACATGGAGAGAGCCGGGGAGATCGCCGGCTATGCGGTATACATGGAAGACGGAAGAGTCGCTGCTTCGGGAACACCTGCATCGGTCTTTGAAGAACTCAAAGGGACCTGTTTTTATCCTGAAAATTTTCCTGCCGGGACGGGGTGA
- a CDS encoding energy-coupling factor transporter transmembrane component T has translation MKDPRIRMASMIMLSCAAFAGMEAALASVLWVLVFSDRKFKVPSLPAFLGLFVIISVIAILSIGDASGGLSYFVRMSALIVIAVWAYSAIRPGEILDTLVWLFGNKTGFELGLTAEIAMTEIRRIPEDYSMARIAMDFKGKKIRIRDYIPVLGNILIITLKRAEEHGKILAGRGYIRGGTHRPEFVTEKNDWLALFFSIMIVFIVFLPLVRYL, from the coding sequence ATGAAAGATCCGCGAATAAGAATGGCCTCGATGATAATGCTTTCATGCGCCGCCTTCGCAGGCATGGAAGCGGCGCTTGCATCCGTACTCTGGGTCCTGGTATTCTCGGACAGGAAATTCAAAGTCCCCTCGCTTCCCGCTTTCCTTGGGCTGTTCGTTATTATCTCGGTTATTGCTATCCTTTCGATAGGTGATGCGTCCGGCGGACTATCATATTTCGTCAGGATGTCTGCGCTGATCGTCATCGCGGTCTGGGCCTACTCGGCGATCAGGCCCGGTGAAATTCTCGATACGCTCGTGTGGCTTTTCGGAAATAAAACCGGTTTCGAACTCGGTTTGACTGCGGAGATCGCCATGACCGAGATCAGGAGGATACCTGAAGATTACAGTATGGCACGCATCGCCATGGATTTCAAGGGAAAGAAGATCCGGATTCGCGACTACATCCCTGTATTAGGGAATATACTGATAATCACGCTGAAACGGGCGGAGGAGCATGGAAAAATCCTCGCCGGAAGAGGGTATATACGCGGAGGGACGCACCGCCCCGAATTCGTAACCGAAAAAAACGACTGGCTGGCTTTATTTTTCTCTATAATGATAGTATTTATTGTTTTCCTCCCTTTAGTGAGATATTTATAG
- a CDS encoding LolA family protein: protein MSKQILIIVLILGMAFTLGCLDNSIKEPNEDDIISSFTSHQMSIWNYSGELLIESGISGILPEECRIFVKYPSKIKAEYIQSSTRNNGTISILNGSRLIEYYPLSNRTLVFETNPDGNSLTALDYPGLLKKIIPEGNLSYQGVEYIDNKSTYVIDISPENPDELFIEKYSTYQISLARVWIDSESWIVKKIELYGKEVLSPIVTVNYRNLTVNGDIPDDVFNSEQYLQYEIITPPSHPPVIYETG, encoded by the coding sequence ATGAGTAAACAAATTTTAATAATCGTTCTCATTCTCGGGATGGCATTTACTTTGGGTTGTCTTGACAATTCCATTAAGGAACCAAACGAAGACGATATTATTTCGTCATTTACCAGCCACCAGATGTCTATTTGGAATTATTCTGGAGAATTGTTGATAGAATCAGGTATCAGCGGCATTTTGCCTGAGGAATGCAGAATTTTTGTCAAGTACCCCTCTAAGATTAAAGCTGAGTACATTCAATCTTCAACGCGAAATAACGGGACGATCTCAATTCTGAATGGAAGCCGGTTGATCGAATACTATCCTTTAAGCAACAGGACGCTGGTATTCGAAACAAATCCGGATGGTAATTCTCTTACAGCACTGGATTACCCGGGTCTGCTGAAAAAGATCATACCAGAGGGTAATCTTAGCTATCAGGGAGTTGAATATATTGATAATAAATCGACTTATGTTATTGATATAAGTCCGGAAAATCCTGATGAACTTTTCATAGAAAAATATTCAACTTACCAGATATCACTTGCCAGAGTATGGATAGATTCGGAATCGTGGATTGTAAAAAAAATAGAGTTGTATGGTAAAGAGGTTTTAAGCCCTATTGTTACTGTTAATTACCGGAACTTAACAGTGAATGGAGATATCCCTGACGATGTTTTCAATTCAGAGCAGTATTTACAATATGAGATCATTACTCCGCCGTCTCATCCTCCGGTGATTTACGAAACCGGTTAG
- a CDS encoding type 1 glutamine amidotransferase family protein, translating into MFTIYVYVLDTLADWEPGHVISELNSGRFFKKDEERVSLKTVSYSKEPINTMGGMTIVPDCLTDDIVVSETSVLLLPGADTWNDPKHSAIIEKASEFLLLGATVCAICGATVALANFGLLDKRPHTSNGPGFLEMFSPGYKGQNFYIDQPSVADNNLITASSTGALLWAKQIIEHLGVFQSDTLESWYEYFSTGEPEHFFALMQTLPSGDEN; encoded by the coding sequence ATGTTTACAATCTATGTTTACGTTCTGGATACTTTAGCCGACTGGGAACCGGGGCATGTTATCTCGGAGCTGAATTCCGGCCGGTTTTTCAAAAAGGACGAGGAACGTGTATCGCTCAAAACGGTAAGTTATTCTAAAGAGCCAATCAATACAATGGGCGGGATGACAATAGTGCCCGATTGCTTAACTGATGATATTGTCGTGAGTGAAACAAGCGTGTTGCTATTACCGGGCGCAGACACATGGAACGACCCAAAGCATAGCGCTATTATCGAAAAAGCAAGCGAATTTCTCTTATTAGGCGCGACTGTGTGTGCCATCTGCGGGGCTACCGTTGCGCTTGCCAACTTTGGGCTATTGGATAAGCGTCCGCATACAAGTAACGGACCGGGATTTCTTGAAATGTTTTCTCCTGGTTATAAAGGGCAAAATTTTTACATAGACCAGCCATCTGTAGCGGATAACAACCTTATTACTGCAAGTTCCACCGGAGCTTTGTTGTGGGCTAAACAAATTATCGAGCATTTAGGTGTTTTTCAATCAGACACACTGGAATCCTGGTATGAATATTTTAGTACCGGTGAGCCAGAACATTTCTTTGCCCTCATGCAAACTTTGCCGTCTGGCGATGAAAACTGA
- a CDS encoding pyruvate/oxaloacetate carboxyltransferase yields the protein MSVANTVKITDTTLRDAHQSLIATRLRTEDLIPVARQLDKIGFFSVEAWGGATFDSCIRYLNDDPWQRLRDIKAEMKNTKVQMLLRGQNLVGYKHYPDDVVEKFIEAAGRNGVDIFRVFDALNDIRNMEKSMEVVKDIGAHLQGTISYTTSPVHSVAGFIDLAEDLYSKGSDSICIKDMAGLIMPKDAADLVAGIKKRIDIPVNLHSHSTSGIAPMSYQAAIEAGVDILDTAMSPFAMGTSQPATESVVASLIGTERDTGIDLMRLRDAKIKCLVVREKYGALIDPISERIDSDVLIYQLPGGMISNLVSQLKEQDALDKLESVHNEIPKVRKDLGYPPLVTPTSQIVGTQAVLNVLMGGERYSNVTQEVKDYVRGLYGKPPGTIPEEIREKIIDGEKAFEGRPADLLEPVYETMAKEAGEEGLVKKDEDILTYILYPAIAPSFLKGERKAETIPTLSQSRKQDSGNIPSFMEVEVDGEIFAVRILSVEGSEVTSSASIGEKKIPRNIKGGVKSNMQGMVLKVETCLGAEVKVGDTLVVLEAMKMENPIKSIKAGKVTQIFVDAGDTVQSGDVLLVIE from the coding sequence ATGAGCGTTGCCAATACTGTAAAAATAACAGATACTACCCTCAGGGATGCACATCAATCCTTAATCGCTACCCGGCTTAGGACCGAGGATCTGATCCCTGTTGCAAGACAATTAGATAAAATAGGTTTTTTTTCGGTAGAGGCCTGGGGAGGCGCCACCTTTGACAGTTGCATACGGTACCTGAACGACGATCCATGGCAGAGGCTCCGTGATATCAAGGCCGAGATGAAAAACACAAAGGTCCAGATGCTTCTCCGCGGCCAGAATCTGGTAGGATACAAGCATTATCCCGATGACGTTGTCGAAAAATTCATCGAAGCCGCAGGAAGGAACGGGGTCGATATATTCAGGGTCTTCGATGCATTAAACGACATCAGGAACATGGAAAAATCCATGGAGGTTGTAAAGGATATTGGAGCACACCTCCAGGGAACGATAAGCTACACTACAAGTCCGGTCCACTCGGTCGCCGGATTCATAGATCTTGCCGAAGATCTCTATTCAAAAGGCAGCGATTCGATCTGCATCAAGGATATGGCCGGGCTTATAATGCCGAAAGATGCGGCGGATCTTGTTGCCGGAATCAAAAAGAGGATCGACATACCTGTAAACCTCCACTCGCATTCGACAAGCGGAATAGCCCCGATGAGCTACCAGGCGGCAATAGAGGCAGGAGTAGATATCCTTGATACGGCCATGTCGCCGTTTGCAATGGGAACCTCCCAGCCTGCAACCGAGAGCGTGGTTGCGAGCCTCATAGGAACGGAGAGGGATACGGGCATCGATCTGATGCGCCTCCGGGATGCAAAGATCAAATGCCTTGTAGTCAGGGAGAAATACGGGGCGCTTATCGACCCGATATCGGAGAGGATCGATTCCGATGTCCTGATATACCAGCTCCCCGGCGGAATGATCTCGAACCTCGTCTCGCAGCTCAAGGAGCAGGATGCGCTCGACAAACTCGAATCTGTTCATAACGAGATCCCGAAGGTCAGAAAGGATCTGGGATATCCCCCGCTTGTCACCCCGACGAGCCAGATCGTGGGAACACAGGCCGTGCTGAACGTCCTTATGGGCGGGGAGAGATACTCCAATGTCACCCAGGAGGTCAAGGACTACGTAAGGGGCCTCTACGGCAAACCCCCGGGAACAATACCTGAAGAGATTCGCGAGAAGATCATCGACGGTGAGAAAGCCTTCGAAGGAAGGCCCGCGGATCTCCTGGAACCCGTATACGAGACGATGGCAAAGGAGGCCGGTGAAGAGGGTCTTGTAAAGAAGGACGAGGACATCCTGACATACATCCTCTATCCCGCAATAGCGCCATCGTTCCTCAAAGGAGAGAGAAAGGCCGAGACGATCCCGACCTTATCCCAGTCCAGGAAGCAGGATTCAGGAAACATTCCGAGCTTCATGGAGGTCGAGGTCGACGGCGAGATCTTTGCGGTCAGGATTCTCTCTGTAGAAGGAAGTGAGGTCACGTCCTCCGCGTCCATCGGCGAGAAGAAGATCCCGAGGAACATCAAGGGCGGAGTCAAGAGCAACATGCAGGGAATGGTGCTCAAGGTCGAGACGTGTCTCGGGGCCGAGGTGAAAGTTGGAGACACTCTCGTGGTTCTCGAGGCCATGAAGATGGAGAACCCGATTAAATCGATAAAGGCCGGGAAGGTGACCCAGATCTTTGTCGATGCAGGCGACACCGTGCAGAGCGGTGACGTCTTGCTGGTGATTGAATGA